In the Ursus arctos isolate Adak ecotype North America unplaced genomic scaffold, UrsArc2.0 scaffold_19, whole genome shotgun sequence genome, one interval contains:
- the ZBTB32 gene encoding zinc finger and BTB domain-containing protein 32: MPLFPTTRLPSPYGSDRLVRLAARLRPALCDTLITVGSQEFPAHSLVLAGVSQQLGRRGRWALVKGISPSTFAQLLYFVYGESVELQPGELGPLEEAARALGVQSLEEACRRARRDRARELGPGLKEHQEEPEKPTRDSERGLEGHGEQRPEQFVKAGWREQETLYEQSPPRESPEIAEAMQEGAGEQMRSKEKLKQSPFGHGGTDGKQEVIMWVTESPEGSEESLREFSGPLPPPGSFQTSVIPRPWWAEAPWLGTGQPALWSILLLPPRYGTPFSHSTPITGAWQEVWRRDQRIPLSLNPEKGLWNQNQLANSSPAPGSLPQGPTKLSLGEMEESDQRHTGALATCVGHVSTAGPSPQQPPPPPPARSRPYSCSVCGKRFSLKHQLETHYRVHTGEKPFSCSLCPQRSRDFSAMTKHLRTHGAAPYRCPLCRAGCPSLASMQAHMRGHSPSQLPPGWTIRSTFLYSSSSRPSRASTSPCRSPSSTT; the protein is encoded by the exons ATGCCCCTGTTCCCGACGACAAGACTGCCTAGCCCCTATGGCTCTGATCGGCTGGTACGACTAGCAGCCAGGCTCCGGCCAGCACTATGTGATACCTTGATCACTGTGGGAAGCCAAGAATTCCCTGCCCACAGCCTGGTGCTGGCAGGTGTGAGCCAGCAGCTAGGCCGCAGGGGCCGCTGGGCTCTGGTGAAAGGCATCAGCCCTTCTACCTTTGCCCAGCTTCTGTACTTTGTTTATGGGGAGAGTGTAGAACTGCAGCCTGGAGAACTGGGACCCCTTGAGGAAGCGGCCAGAGCCTTGGGGGTGCAGTCCCTGGAAGAGGCATGCAGGAGGGCTCGACGGGACAGGGCTAGAGAACTGGGTCCAGGGCTTAAGGAACATCAGGAGGAGCCAGAGAAACCCACAAGGGATTCTGAGAGAGGACTGGAGGGACATGGAGAGCAGAGACCAGAGCAATTTGTTAAAGCTGGTTGGAGAGAACAGGAGACACTATATGAGCAAAGTCCACCAAGAGAGAGCCCTGAGATAGCAGAGGCAATGCAGGAGGGTGCAGGGGAGCAGATGAGATcaaaagaaaaactcaagcaATCCCCTTTTGGCCATGGGGGAACAGATGGGAAGCAAGAAGTGATTATGTGGGTGACAGAGAGTCCAGAGGGCTCTGAGGAAAGTCTGCGGGAGTTCTctggcccccttcccccaccaggtTCCTTCCAAACAAGCGTCATTCCTAGGCCCTGGTGGGCTGAGGCCCCTTGGTTGGGGACGGGCCAGCCTGCCCTATGGAGCATCCTGCTGTTGCCACCCAGATATGGCACTCCCTTCTCCCACAGCACCCCCATCACTGGAGCCTGGCAGGAGGTCTGGCGTCGGGACCAGAG gatCCCACTGTCCCTGAACCCTGAGAAAGGTCTCTGGAATCAGAACCAGTTGGCCAACTCCAGTCCTGCCCCAG gttccctcccccagggccccacAAAGCTCAGTCTTGGGGAGATGGAAGAGTCTGATCAGAGGCACACAG GTGCACTTGCAACCTGTGTGGGTCATGTGAGTACAGCAGGCCCATCTCCCCaacaacctcccccacccccacctgctcgCTCTCGGCCCTATTCTTGTTCTGTCTGTGGAAAAAGGTTCTCACTCAAGCATCAGTTGGAGACGCACTACCGAGTCCACACAG GAGAGAAGCCCTTCTCCTGTAGCCTCTGCCCCCAGCGCTCCCGGGACTTCTCAGCCATGACCAAGCACCTGCGGACGCATGGGGCCGCACCCTACCGCTGCCCTCTGTGCCGAGCCGGCTGCCCCAGCCTGGCTTCCATGCAGGCGCACATGCGCGGCCACTCGCCCAGCCAGCTCCCACCTGGATGGACCATTCGCTCCACCTTCCTGTACTCCTCCTCTTCGAGGCCGTCCCGAGCCTCGACCTCTCCCTGTAGGTCCCCTTCCTCCACCACCTGA